In the genome of Gordonia rubripertincta, one region contains:
- a CDS encoding TVP38/TMEM64 family protein — protein MPEPAPVTEVTPDLTGSRRRVTFDRRVVRRALLAAAAVGVVLLGSYFIPLPSIGSVRAWGDDLGPAFPWLFFAAYAVVTIAPIPRSTFTVMSGIFFGPFVGFIGAMIASSIAAVAAFGLVRVLGRDRVRPFLKKPVVKAVEYRLERRGWLAVGSLRLIAACPFSVANYCSALSSVRPLPFTVASIIGMAPGTAAVVMLGDSLTGDANPAQLLVSGALFAVGIAGLILDARLPVTAENPQVPGPNQDESSSED, from the coding sequence GTGCCCGAGCCTGCCCCCGTCACCGAGGTGACACCAGACCTGACGGGCAGTCGACGCCGGGTCACCTTCGACCGCCGGGTCGTCCGGCGCGCACTCCTCGCCGCCGCGGCCGTGGGAGTGGTCCTGCTCGGTTCCTACTTCATCCCGCTCCCGTCGATCGGCAGCGTTCGAGCGTGGGGCGACGACCTCGGCCCGGCCTTCCCATGGCTGTTCTTCGCGGCGTACGCGGTCGTCACGATCGCGCCGATCCCCCGGTCGACCTTCACCGTCATGTCCGGAATCTTCTTCGGACCCTTCGTCGGGTTCATCGGCGCGATGATCGCCTCGTCGATCGCAGCGGTCGCGGCCTTCGGACTCGTGCGGGTACTCGGCCGCGACCGGGTGCGACCGTTCCTCAAGAAGCCGGTCGTCAAGGCCGTCGAGTACCGACTGGAAAGGCGCGGCTGGCTGGCCGTCGGCTCGCTCCGCCTGATCGCGGCCTGCCCGTTCTCGGTCGCGAACTACTGCTCGGCGTTGTCCTCGGTACGACCGCTGCCGTTCACCGTCGCGAGCATCATCGGCATGGCTCCCGGAACCGCGGCCGTGGTCATGCTCGGCGATTCGCTGACCGGCGACGCCAACCCCGCGCAGCTGCTGGTCAGCGGAGCACTCTTCGCCGTCGGGATCGCCGGATTGATCCTCGACGCCCGGTTGCCGGTGACCGCCGAGAACCCTCAAGTCCCCGGACCTAATCAGGACGAATCAAGTTCAGAAGATTGA
- a CDS encoding NfeD family protein: MSALLWLAAAIVLAIAEMFGGELVLLMLAGGAFAAAGVDFVWEPPLWVDGLVFAAVSVLLLVAVRPIAKRHMLNRPAVLMNTEALEGRPAVVTETVDGDDGRVKIGGDIWSARSVDPAEVLEPGTHVTVVEIDGATAVVWRA, from the coding sequence ATGAGCGCCCTGCTGTGGTTGGCGGCCGCGATCGTCTTGGCAATCGCGGAGATGTTCGGTGGCGAATTGGTGCTGCTCATGCTGGCCGGTGGTGCCTTCGCCGCGGCCGGCGTGGATTTCGTGTGGGAGCCGCCCCTCTGGGTCGACGGCCTGGTGTTCGCGGCGGTGTCGGTGCTGCTGCTCGTCGCCGTGCGCCCGATTGCCAAGCGACACATGCTCAACCGCCCCGCCGTGCTCATGAACACCGAGGCCCTCGAGGGTCGGCCGGCGGTCGTCACCGAGACGGTCGACGGCGACGACGGCCGCGTGAAGATCGGTGGCGACATCTGGTCGGCGCGGTCGGTTGATCCCGCTGAAGTGCTCGAACCCGGAACCCATGTGACCGTCGTCGAGATCGACGGTGCGACCGCAGTGGTGTGGCGCGCCTGA
- a CDS encoding DUF3097 domain-containing protein has protein sequence MDDRYGRDVLSQPRRAKPRPVEVAAERDLVVEDAATGFCGAVVGLEKSYAGDLVRLEDRHGRTRVFLMNPGAFLIDGRTVTLVKPRTRGPQKPAMTASGSRAAPRTRARTARASRIFVEGVHDATLLERVWGDDLRAEGVVVVSLDGLDNLDEALAEFQPAPHRRAGVLVDHLVAGSKEAHLTAEVGEHVLVCGHPYIDVWEAVKPASVKIPAWPKIPRGTDWKTGVCSQLGWGDPRDGWRRVLSGVSSFRDLEVPLLRSVEELIDFVTAAEGAG, from the coding sequence ATGGATGACCGGTACGGGCGCGATGTGCTCTCTCAGCCGCGCCGGGCCAAGCCGCGTCCGGTGGAGGTCGCGGCCGAACGCGACCTGGTCGTGGAGGACGCCGCCACCGGTTTCTGCGGTGCCGTCGTCGGGCTCGAGAAGAGTTATGCCGGTGACCTGGTCCGCCTCGAGGACCGTCACGGCCGGACTCGCGTGTTCCTGATGAACCCCGGCGCCTTCCTGATCGACGGTCGCACCGTGACCCTCGTCAAGCCGCGCACACGCGGGCCCCAGAAACCGGCGATGACGGCCTCGGGTTCGCGCGCCGCGCCGCGCACCCGCGCGCGCACCGCACGGGCCAGCCGGATCTTCGTCGAGGGGGTGCACGACGCGACGCTGCTCGAACGTGTGTGGGGCGACGACCTACGGGCCGAGGGGGTCGTCGTGGTCAGTCTCGACGGTCTCGACAACCTCGACGAGGCGCTCGCCGAGTTCCAGCCCGCGCCGCATCGGCGCGCGGGCGTCCTCGTCGACCATCTCGTGGCCGGTTCGAAGGAAGCCCACCTCACCGCCGAGGTCGGCGAGCACGTGCTGGTGTGCGGCCACCCCTACATCGACGTCTGGGAGGCGGTGAAGCCCGCCTCGGTCAAGATCCCGGCCTGGCCGAAGATCCCGCGCGGCACCGACTGGAAGACCGGGGTGTGTTCCCAGCTCGGATGGGGTGACCCGCGGGACGGCTGGCGCCGGGTGCTGAGCGGCGTCAGCAGCTTCCGCGATCTCGAGGTGCCCCTCCTGCGGTCGGTGGAGGAACTCATCGACTTCGTCACCGCCGCCGAAGGGGCCGGTTAG